Sequence from the bacterium genome:
GGAAACCCAGACCATCCGCCGCATCCGAAGTGTGCCGCAGAAGGAGCTGGAGCGAAAACAGCCCCCCGGTGTAGAGCGCCCCGAACACGCTGAGCGAAACCCGCACCAGAGAGCCCTCCACTCCCAGCCGCAGGGCCAGTCCGGCCAGGAGCAGCAGCACGCAGGGTGCGGCCAGGACCACCGTCCCAGCCGCAGGTAACGGCCCGGAGAGCAGCAGCCAGAGCGCCAACGGCAGTGCCGCGGCCAGGAGCACGCCCGCGCGGTCGAGCGCATCAAGCTGCTTACTGCGGGCCATGAAGTAGAACTCGGACGCGCCAAGCCAGGAGCAGAGCGACAGGAAAAGGGCCAGAGGCCAGGAACCGAAACGAGTGAGGAAATAGACCAGAGGCACGCCCACCAGGGCGACAAGACTACGCAGAAGGAAATTCAACGCACCCACCCCCGAGCGGGGGTGGGCCGGTCTGAGAGAAGCGTTCCCCGTCTCAAACCCCGTTCCCCCCGGTAGTCCCCTTGACCATGCCGAAACGCCGCTCCCGTTTCTGGAACGCGGCCACGGCCTCGTAGAAATCGGCTTTACTGAAATCGGGCCAGAGGATCTGTGAAATGTAGAATTCAGTGTAGGCAATCTGCCAGAGCAGAAAATTGCTGATTCGCATCTCGCCGCTGGTGCGGATGAGCAGGTCGGGGTCGGGCAGTCCGGCGGTGTAGAGGCGGTCGGCGAACAGGGCCTCATCCACGCTCTCCGGGTCGAGCCGGCCGGCGGCGGCCTCGGCGCAAAGCCGGCGCGTGGCGTCCAGTATCTCGCTGCGGCTGCCGTAGCTGATCGCCAGATTGAGCAGCATCCGGTCCTGCCCGGCGGTGAACTCGATGGCCTCCTGGATCGCCTTGCGGCTGGTTGGCTCGATTTTCTCCCAGCGTCCGATACAACCCACCCGGATGCCGTTGTCGCGCAGCTCGCGCCGCTCCCGACGGATGTAGTTGCGCAGGATCATCATCAGGGCCTTGATCTCGGCCTCGGGACGCTTCCAGTTCTCCTCGCTGAAAGCGTAGAGGGTGAGCACTTTCACCCCCAGCTCCCGGCTGGCCTCCACCACGGCCCGCACCGCCTGCATGCCACGACGGTGGCCGAAGACACGCGGACGGCCGCGCATCTGCGCCCAGCGGCCGTTGCCATCCATGATGATCGCCACGTGCGCGGGAATGTTGCCGTTGGACAGTATTTCCTGTTTAAGCTCGGTTTCGTTCATCGTCAACCATTCGACGTTCGTGTCTTTTACAGTCCTATCATCCTGTTAAATTAAGAACATATCGCGGCCGGGGCAATATTAATTCCACAGGCCACCACGCATAAAAATACCCCGGTCCGGGCCGGACCGGGGTACGGGTGAAGCAAAGCCTGCCAGGGCCGAATCAGACCTCCATGATCTCGGCTTCCTTGGCCTTGAGCACGGCTTCGAGCTTCTCGATGAAATCATCGGTCAGCTTCTGCACCTCCGCCTCCGCGCGGCGCACGACATCCTCGGAGAGGACCTTGTCCTTCTCCTGCTTTTTCAGCTCGTCGTTGGCTTCCTTGCGGTGGTGACGGATCGAGACCCGGCCGGTCTCGGCGATCTTGTGCGCGAACTTGACCAGGTCCTTGCGCCGCTCCTCGGTGAGCGCGGGTATCGGCACGCGGATCACGTTGCCGTCGCTGCCGGGCGTAAGCCCCAGGTCGGAGGCGAGGATGGCTTTCTGGATCGCGCCGACCATGGTCTTGTCCCAGGGCTGCACCACCAGCAGGCGCGGCTCTGGCGCGGACACCGTGCCGAGCTGGCTGATCGGCATCCGGGCGCCGTAGGCCTCCACCTGGATGCTCTCGAGCAGGGCCGGAGCGGCCTTGCCCGTGCGGAGGCTTGAAAACTCGTGACGAATCCCGTCCACCGCGCGTTGCATCTTGTCCCGTGTTTCGGAGATTATCTTGTCCTTCATGATGTCGCCTCCACGATTGAGCCGATGCTGTCTCCGGCCATGATTCTTGGAAGAGCATCCTTTTGCTTCATGTTGAAAACCAGGATCGGAAGCTTGTTGTCCATGCACAGTGTAATAGCGGTGGTGTCCATCACCCGGAGATGCTGGTTGAGGACCTCAAGGTACGAGATACGGGGGATGAACCGGGCGTCCTTGTCCGTGATCGGGTCGGCGGTGAAGATACCGTCCACCTTGGTCGCCTTGATGATGACCTGGCTCTCGGTCTCGATGGCCCGGAGCACGGCGGCGGTGTCGGTCGAGAAATAGGGGTTGCCGGTGCCGCCGGCGAATATCACCACCCGGCCTTTTTCGAAGTGGCGGATGGCGCGACGGCGGATGTAGGGCTCGGCGAGCTGCTCCATGCGGATCGCGGTCATCACGCGGGTCTCGAGGCCACGGCTCTCCAGCATGTTCTGCACGGCCAGGGCGTTGATCACCGTGGCCAGCATGCCCATGTAATCGGCCGAGACCCGGTCGATCCCCAGCTTGGAGGAGGTGGTGCCGCGCACGATATTGCCGCCGCCGATCACCAGACCGAGCTGCACCCCCAGGTCGTGCACCTTGCAGACATCTTCGAGAAGCGTATCCAGAGCAGTGGAGGAAATACCGTGGCCCTGCTCGCCGGCCAGTGATTCTCCGCTCAATTTGAGCAGGATTCGGTTGTAGCGTAAATGCGAGGGATCCATAGGCGCGGCCGTTTCGTGTGAAAGGATTACGGAGTCCCGCTTAGGGGCGGGACTCCGTACCGTGTGGGAAGGTCAGGTGGAGATCAGCGTCCCAGCTCGAAGCGGGCGAAACGGCGCACCTGAATGTGCTCGCCGAACTTGGCTGCGGCGTTCTTTATCATCTCGCCGACACTCACTTCGGGGTTTTTCACGAAAGGCTGATCGATCAGGCAGACCTCCTGGTAATACTTCTCTACCCGGCCCTCGACGATCTTGTCCAGGACAGCCTCGGGTTTGCCAGACTCACTGGCCTGGGCGCGGTAGATTTCCTTTTCCTTATCCAGCTGGTCGGTGGGCAGCACCGTGCGGTCGACCACGTCCGGGCTGGAGGCGGCGATGTGCATGGAGATGTCCTTGCACAGAGCCGCAAAATCCTCGGTGCGGGCCACGAAATCGGTCTCGCAGTTGACCTCCACCAGCACGCCGATCTTACCGCCCATGTGGATGTAGGAATAGACGCGGCCCTCGCGGGTTTCGCGGTCCTGACGCTTGGCGGCGCGCATGATGCCTTTCTTGCGCAGGATTTCGGTGGCCTTGTCGGCATCCCCGGCGGCTTCTTCCATGGCGCGCTTGCAATCCATCATTCCGGCGCCGGTGGCCTTACGCAGAGCCTGGATGGAGGCGGCGGTTATTTCCATTGTTTCTCCCGTTGAGTCTGACTAATTCAGTGGTAGACAAAACTACCGGCCATCAAGAGCATTCTCTCCATGGCCGGTATCCAGCCGCGCAACGCGCGGCTCAATTTGCATTTAAGCTTTCCGGCCCCTTACTCGCCGGCCCCGCCACCGTCCTCAGCGCCCTTCTTCTTGCGCGGGCGACGGCGCGGACGACCCGAGCCACCGCGGCGGGACTCACGATCCACTTCCTCGGCCTCTTCCGCCTCGGCTTTACGGCGGGCTTCTTCCTCTTCCCTCTCCCGCTGGTCGCTGGGCTTTTCCACGATCTTGGCCCGGCCGTCCATCACCGCGTCGGCGACGGCCTGCGTGATCAGCTTGACCGACCGGATGGCGTCATCGTTGCCGGGGATCGGCACGGTGGCCAGATCGGGATCGCCGTTGGTGTCCAGCAGGGCGATCAGCGGCACGCCCAGCTTGTTGGCCTCGGCCACCGCGATCTTCTCTTTCTGGGCATCCACGATGTATATGACCGCGGGGATGTCGCTCATGGACTTGATGCCTTCCAGGGTCTTCTTGAGCTTGATCAGCTCACGGTCGAGCGAGAGCGCCTCTTTCTTGGTGCGCAACTCGAACTCGCCCTCGTCCTTCATCCGCTCCAGCTCGCGCAGGCGGCGGATATTTTTCTTGATCGTCTGGAAGTTGGTCATCATGCCGCCGAGCCAGCGCTCGTTGACATAATGCATGCCACAACGCTCGGCTTCCTCGCGGATAACGTCACGCACCTGTTTCTTCGTGCCGACAAACAGGACAGAGCCACCCTTGCTGGCGATTTTCTCCACCCGGGACACGGCGTCGGTGAGCTGGTCGTGGGTCTTTTTCAGGTCGATAATGTGAATCCCGTTGCGCTCGGTGAAGATGAATTTCTTCATCTTGGGGTTCCAGCGCCGCGTCTGGTGTCCGAAATGTACTCCCGCTTCCAGCAGGTCCTGAATGCTCGGCAAAGCCATCTTTGACTTATCTCCTTCCGGATTCCTGAATTACTGTGCAGCCGCGGCGACAGGGCCGGGCTTAACTTGCATGCCCCCGGCAGATTG
This genomic interval carries:
- the pyrH gene encoding UMP kinase is translated as MDPSHLRYNRILLKLSGESLAGEQGHGISSTALDTLLEDVCKVHDLGVQLGLVIGGGNIVRGTTSSKLGIDRVSADYMGMLATVINALAVQNMLESRGLETRVMTAIRMEQLAEPYIRRRAIRHFEKGRVVIFAGGTGNPYFSTDTAAVLRAIETESQVIIKATKVDGIFTADPITDKDARFIPRISYLEVLNQHLRVMDTTAITLCMDNKLPILVFNMKQKDALPRIMAGDSIGSIVEATS
- a CDS encoding phosphatidate cytidylyltransferase → MNFLLRSLVALVGVPLVYFLTRFGSWPLALFLSLCSWLGASEFYFMARSKQLDALDRAGVLLAAALPLALWLLLSGPLPAAGTVVLAAPCVLLLLAGLALRLGVEGSLVRVSLSVFGALYTGGLFSLQLLLRHTSDAADGLGFRWLFLAYLLTWSVDVGSYLAGRAFGRHKLAPAISPGKTVEGAVGGIIASAGMALGAGAHVMGLFGAGHALALGLLFAVVAPLGDLVESAFKRDCGVKDSSNLIPGHGGVLDRFDSLLFTVPLALVYRALFF
- a CDS encoding isoprenyl transferase; this translates as MNETELKQEILSNGNIPAHVAIIMDGNGRWAQMRGRPRVFGHRRGMQAVRAVVEASRELGVKVLTLYAFSEENWKRPEAEIKALMMILRNYIRRERRELRDNGIRVGCIGRWEKIEPTSRKAIQEAIEFTAGQDRMLLNLAISYGSRSEILDATRRLCAEAAAGRLDPESVDEALFADRLYTAGLPDPDLLIRTSGEMRISNFLLWQIAYTEFYISQILWPDFSKADFYEAVAAFQKRERRFGMVKGTTGGNGV
- the tsf gene encoding translation elongation factor Ts, whose amino-acid sequence is MEITAASIQALRKATGAGMMDCKRAMEEAAGDADKATEILRKKGIMRAAKRQDRETREGRVYSYIHMGGKIGVLVEVNCETDFVARTEDFAALCKDISMHIAASSPDVVDRTVLPTDQLDKEKEIYRAQASESGKPEAVLDKIVEGRVEKYYQEVCLIDQPFVKNPEVSVGEMIKNAAAKFGEHIQVRRFARFELGR
- the frr gene encoding ribosome recycling factor gives rise to the protein MKDKIISETRDKMQRAVDGIRHEFSSLRTGKAAPALLESIQVEAYGARMPISQLGTVSAPEPRLLVVQPWDKTMVGAIQKAILASDLGLTPGSDGNVIRVPIPALTEERRKDLVKFAHKIAETGRVSIRHHRKEANDELKKQEKDKVLSEDVVRRAEAEVQKLTDDFIEKLEAVLKAKEAEIMEV